From Pirellulales bacterium:
CGAGCGACTGGGGATTCGACGAATACCTTACGGACAACACCGCCAACGGCTGGTATTGGGAAACCAGGTACAACAAGAACGGCCAAGCCCTCAATCTTCCGGAGGGCACCTACGGCCCCGACGTCATCCAGGACTTCACGTTCGATTTTCTCCGGCGGCACAAGGACAAGCCGTTTTTCTTCTATTACGCGATGCACCTCGTACATAAGCCCACGCTTCGCACGCCGGATACGGCGCAAGGCACGAAGAACATCGACAAGCTCTACGACGACAACATCCGCTACATGGACAAGCAGCTTGGCGCGCTCGTGGCCGAATTGGAAAAGCTGGGGCTGCGGCAGAACACGCTCGTCATCTTCTCCGGCGATAACGGGACCGCCGCCGGTTACCCGGCGCCCGTGCAAGGCCGGATGGTCAACGGCTGGAAAGGGAGCATGCTCGAAGGCGGATCGCGCGTTCCGCTTATTGCAAGCTGGCCCGCCGTGACGCCCAAGGGAAAGGTGCTCGACGACATCATCAGTTTTGCCGATCCGTATGCCACGTTCGCCGAGCTTGCCGAAGTGAAGCCGCCGGCGGGATTCAAGACCGACGGCCAGAGTTTCGCTGCGCAGCTTCGCGGCGCGGCAGGCACGCCCCGGGCGTGGGCCTTCGTCCAGCTCGGCGCTCACTGGTATGTCCGCGAGCCGGGATTCAAGCTGAACGAGGCGGGCAAGTTCTTCGACATGAGCGACGCGCCGTTCGTCGAGAAGCCCGTCGATCCGGCCAGCGGCAACGAGCAAAGCAAAGCCGCGAGGCAGCGGCTCTCCGCGGTCTTGGCGGAACTGAACCCTGCCGCCGGTAAGACTGACCGGGAGAACGACGGTCCCCGCAGGAACAATCGCGTCGCCGTCTCCGGATCGGCCAGCGCGGTCGGCCCATGGAAATCGGGTGACAGCTTGCCCAGCGCGGAAGCGCCGAGCATCGGTGGGAAGGCGCTCGAAGTCTCGGCGGAGATCGAGGCGGAGGGAACCGAAGGCGTGATTGTGTCGCAGGGGGGGCCTGCCCGCGGCTATGCCATTTATCTCACCAAGGGGAAGCTCGCCTTTGCGGTTCGGCAAGGCACGGAACTGACAGCCATCAACGCCAAAGATCCGTTGGGAAATGGCCATTTCGTAATCCAAGCGGCACTCCGTCAAGACGGCGCCATGACGATCTCAGTCGACGGAAAGCAAGTGGCCGAAGGCATGGCAAACGGCCTGATCCGACAGCAACCCGGTGCAGGGCTCACGGTTGGTTCGTCAGGAAAGGCGGCGGTCGGCGAGTATACCGCTCCCAATCCCTTCGAGGGCAAAGTAACCAACGTCCGCGTCAAGGCCACCGCCGCCGCGAAGGAAAAGTGATCGAGACTGCCTGAACCACTTCCCGCTTGACGAGCGACCTTTTCTAGAAGCAGTTTCAAAACCGCAGGGGACTGTCCCCGTTTTGCGCAGTCTTCGGAGTAAAATGGGGACTGTCCCCGTCGCCCCAGCGGTTTTGAAACTGCTTCTAGTGACAAGACGTTTTCGAGGTAGACAACCATGAGCGGCCCACGGAAGACAGCCATCGTGACCGGAGCTTCGCAGGGGATCGGCGCGGGAATCGTGAAAGCGTTCGTCGAACGGGGTTTCAACGTCGTTGCAAATTCGCGGAAAGTGACCCAATCCACCGAGGTCGCGGCTTCCGACCACGTCGCTCTGGTGGACGGCCACATCGGTGACCCGACGACTGCCGCCAAGATCGTCGAGACGGCGCTGTCTCGCTTCAAGTCGATCGACGTGCTGGTCAATAACGCCGGCATCTTCTTCACCAAGCCGTTCACGGATTACACGTCCGACGACTTCAAGTCGCTGGTCTCGACGAATCTCGAAGGTTTCCTGTACATCACGCAACTCGCCATCAAGCAGATGCTGGCGCAAAAGACGGGCGGGAGCATCGTCACGATCACGGCGGCCCTTGCTCGCAACCCGATCCGGGGCGTCACGGCGGCGGTGCCGATGATCACCAAAGGGGGTCTTGAAACGATCACCCAGCACTTGGCGATGGAGTACGCGAAGGACGGCATCCGCGTGAACGCCGTCGCGCCGGGCGCTGTCTACACGCCGCTTCACCGCGACACTCCGAAGGACGTGATGGAGAGCCTGTCGCCGATGGGTCGGCCTTCGACGGTCCAGGAAATCACGGACGCCGTCATCTACCTTACCGACGCCGCGACGGTCACTGGTGACATCCTATACGTTGATGGCGGCGCTCATTTCGGCCGCTGGTGATTGAAAGGAGCTTGCGGGGATGACCCTTACGTCGACCCTCTCCCAGCGGGAGAGGGAGGTTGCGACGGGGATGGTCCCCGCCGGATTCGTCAGGCGATCTATTTGTCGTCCGGTTTCCTCTCGTCGTCGGATTTCT
This genomic window contains:
- a CDS encoding SDR family oxidoreductase, whose amino-acid sequence is MSGPRKTAIVTGASQGIGAGIVKAFVERGFNVVANSRKVTQSTEVAASDHVALVDGHIGDPTTAAKIVETALSRFKSIDVLVNNAGIFFTKPFTDYTSDDFKSLVSTNLEGFLYITQLAIKQMLAQKTGGSIVTITAALARNPIRGVTAAVPMITKGGLETITQHLAMEYAKDGIRVNAVAPGAVYTPLHRDTPKDVMESLSPMGRPSTVQEITDAVIYLTDAATVTGDILYVDGGAHFGRW
- a CDS encoding sulfatase-like hydrolase/transferase; this translates as MKLAIPLSLILLFFAAAGPAAAEPSKPNLIFVLADDLGIDGVSCYGADKHQTPHIDALAESGLRFRTCYASPLCGPSRCLLMTGRYAYHTGGLTNESWRAGGPGAKSADEYPMARLLKQAGYATGQAGKWRQVGEAPSDWGFDEYLTDNTANGWYWETRYNKNGQALNLPEGTYGPDVIQDFTFDFLRRHKDKPFFFYYAMHLVHKPTLRTPDTAQGTKNIDKLYDDNIRYMDKQLGALVAELEKLGLRQNTLVIFSGDNGTAAGYPAPVQGRMVNGWKGSMLEGGSRVPLIASWPAVTPKGKVLDDIISFADPYATFAELAEVKPPAGFKTDGQSFAAQLRGAAGTPRAWAFVQLGAHWYVREPGFKLNEAGKFFDMSDAPFVEKPVDPASGNEQSKAARQRLSAVLAELNPAAGKTDRENDGPRRNNRVAVSGSASAVGPWKSGDSLPSAEAPSIGGKALEVSAEIEAEGTEGVIVSQGGPARGYAIYLTKGKLAFAVRQGTELTAINAKDPLGNGHFVIQAALRQDGAMTISVDGKQVAEGMANGLIRQQPGAGLTVGSSGKAAVGEYTAPNPFEGKVTNVRVKATAAAKEK